The proteins below come from a single Drosophila teissieri strain GT53w chromosome 3L, Prin_Dtei_1.1, whole genome shotgun sequence genomic window:
- the LOC122617027 gene encoding protein extra-macrochaetae — translation MKSLTAVCQTGASGMPALNASGRIQRHPTHRGDGENAEMKMYLSKLKDLVPFMPKNRKLTKLEIIQHVIDYICDLQTELETHPEMGNFDAAAALTAVNGLHEDEDSDMEDADAEAEAETEIDPDVLAQRLNAEQPAKVSSPAARLPLTDRQTPNTLVAPAHPQQQQQQQQLQLQQQQLQSQQQLSNSLATPLNAEKDSRQS, via the exons ATGAAGTCCCTGACGGCCGTCTGCCAGACAGGTGCCTCCGGAATGCCGGCCTTGAACGCCAGCGGGCGCATCCAGCGCCACCCCACGCACCGCGGCGATGGGGAGAACGCCGAGATGAAGATGTATCTGTCCAAGCTGAAGGACCTCGTGCCGTTCATGCCCAAGAACAGAAAGCTCACCAAGCTGGAGATCATCCAGCACGTCATCGACTACATCTGCGACCTGCAGACCGAGCTGGAAACGCACCCCGAGATGGGCAACTTCGATGCGGCAGCCGCTCTGACGGCGGTGAACGGACTccacgaggacgaggacagcGACATGGAGGATGCGGATGCCGAggcggaagcggaaacggaaatcgATCCAGATGTCCTCGCCCAGCGCCTGAACGCCGAGCAGCCGGCGAAAGTCTCTAGTCCCGCCGCCCGTCTCCCGCTCACCGATCGCCAAACGCCCAACACTCTTGTGGCGCCCGCCCatccgcaacagcagcagcagcaacagcaactgcaactgcagcagcagcaactgcaatcaCAGCAGCAACTGTCCAACAGTTTAGCAACG CCACTGAATGCGGAGAAAGACAGCAGACAGTCGTAA
- the LOC122617026 gene encoding putative uncharacterized protein DDB_G0271606: MDMHRLIFEVQQRPALWDSRHPDHANRPETQRLWNAVAEAIGIDVEVCRTKWKNLRCSYRRSNRRSGLLKHQQTPSQGHQWSYAEAMSFLDGQRLLGEERDNSNNEEEEMEGALKTEAEPMLSTFKSEQVSTADEMEADNDALMREFQNVSTPQALRRLSENISLASAAAEEQVPPTVSQLSPNLNQGSAIAAAAASSCHCAKRVDEQVNFLESLEREEQQLMQSTSQDLARCKSVLHVGDSDYNYLISFLPLMKQMTPYQNVYFRAKMGELLLQTMQQPPVQQQLQQRQPQQQLQQQPEQRQQQPSQMLLNQQQMALDQAQVSTSSTNWS, translated from the exons ATGGACATGCACAGGCTGATCTTCGAGGTGCAGCAGCGGCCGGCTCTCTGGGACTCGAGGCATCCGGACCACGCCAACCGCCCGGAGACGCAGCGCCTCTGGAACGCGGTGGCGGAGGCCATCGGAATCGATG TTGAGGTTTGTCGCACCAAGTGGAAAAATCTGCGTTGCAGTTATCGGCGCAGTAACCGGCGAAGTGGCCTCTTGAAGCACCAGCAGACGCCCTCGCAGGGTCACCAGTGGTCATATGCGGAGGCCATGAGTTTCCTAGACGGCCAGCGATTGCTGGGGGAGGAACGtgataacagcaacaacgaggAGGAAGAGATGGAGGGTGCACTGAAGACTGAAGCCGAGCCCATGCTGTCGACCTTTAAGAGCGAGCAAGTCTCGACTGCGGATGAAATGGAGGCGGACAACGATGCGCTGATGCGCGAATTCCAGAACGTGTCCACTCCGCAGGCGTTGCGCAGGCTCTCCGAGAACATCTCCTTGGCCAgtgcggcggcggaggagcaggtgcCACCCACTGTCTCCCAGTTGAGTCCGAATTTGAATCAGGGAAGTGCCATTGCGGCcgcagcagccagcagttgCCATTGCGCGAAGAGGGTGGACGAACAGGTCAACTTCCTGGAGAGTCTGGAACgtgaggagcagcagctgatgCAGTCCACCAGCCAAGATCTGGCCAGGTGCAAGAGTGTCCTCCATGTGGGCGACTCCGACTACAACTACCTGATCAGCTTTCTGCCGCTGATGAAGCAAATGACGCCCTACCAGAATGTATACTTCAGGGCCAAAATGGGCGAGCTACTGCTGCAGACAATGCAGCAGCCGCCGGTgcaacagcagttgcagcagcgacagccgcagcagcaactgcaacagcagccagagcagcggcagcagcagccctcGCAAATGTTGTTGAACCAACAGCAAATGGCCTTGGATCAGGCGCAAGTGAGCACAAGCTCCACAAATTGGAGCTGA